A DNA window from Janibacter sp. A1S7 contains the following coding sequences:
- a CDS encoding peptidylprolyl isomerase, translating into MKAILHTNHGDISIELFPNQAPKTVDNFAGLATGEKEYSDDAGRSNPTKFYDGLGFHRIIPGFMIQGGCPLGQGVGGPGYTFDDEIHPDLTFSKPYLLAMANAGKQMGKGTNGSQFFVTVGETPWLNGKHTIFGEVSDAPSREVVDTIAAVPTGAMDKPAEPVTIDSVEIIQD; encoded by the coding sequence ATGAAGGCGATCCTGCACACGAACCATGGCGACATCTCCATCGAGCTGTTCCCCAACCAGGCCCCCAAGACGGTCGACAACTTCGCCGGTCTCGCCACCGGTGAGAAGGAGTACTCCGACGACGCGGGCCGGTCCAACCCCACGAAGTTCTACGACGGCCTCGGCTTCCACCGGATCATCCCCGGCTTCATGATCCAGGGCGGTTGCCCGCTGGGTCAGGGCGTCGGCGGCCCCGGCTACACCTTCGACGACGAGATCCACCCCGACCTGACCTTCAGCAAGCCGTACCTGCTGGCCATGGCCAACGCCGGCAAGCAGATGGGCAAGGGCACCAACGGATCCCAGTTCTTCGTCACGGTCGGTGAGACGCCGTGGCTCAACGGCAAGCACACGATCTTCGGCGAGGTCTCCGACGCCCCGAGCCGCGAGGTGGTCGACACGATCGCCGCCGTCCCGACCGGTGCGATGGACAAGCCGGCCGAGCCGGTCACCATCGACTCCGTAGAGATCATCCAGGACTGA